One genomic segment of Chitinophaga sancti includes these proteins:
- the dnaK gene encoding molecular chaperone DnaK encodes MGKIIGIDLGTTNSCVAVMEGNEPVVIANDEGRRTTPSVVAFLKNGERKVGDPAKRQAITNPINTIMSVKRFMGRHFDEVSNEIPHWSYKVARGENNTTRIDIDGRLYTPQEISAMILQKMKKTAEDYLGQEVNEAVITVPAYFNDAQRQATKEAGEIAGLNVRRIINEPTAAALAYGLDKKHQDSKIAVFDLGGGTFDVSVLELGDGVFEVKSTNGDTHLGGDDFDKVIMDWLAEEFKKDEAVDLHKDPMAWQRLKEAAEKAKIELSSSQETEINLPYITAVDGVPKHMVRKLTRAKFEQLSDNLVERTLEPCRKALKDANLGASEIDEVILVGGSTRIPKIQEVVEKFFGKKPNRGVNPDEVVAIGAAIQGGVLTGEVKDVLLLDVTPLSLGIETMGGVMTRLIESNTTIPSKKSETFSTAADNQPSVEIHVLQGERPMAAQNRTLGRFILNDIPPAPRGVPQIEVIFDIDANGILHVTAKDKGTGKSQNIRIEAGSGLSKEEIEKMKAEAKANESTDKEAREKVEKLNQADSLIFQTEKQLKEYGDKISADKKAPIEAALGKLKEAHKTQEVAAVDAAVAELNNAWTAASEEMYKATQEGGAQPQDGQQQPHGSTAGNEGVTDAEFEEVK; translated from the coding sequence ATGGGAAAGATAATAGGTATCGACTTAGGAACTACCAACTCTTGCGTTGCCGTAATGGAAGGTAACGAGCCGGTAGTAATTGCAAATGATGAAGGGCGTAGAACGACCCCTTCCGTGGTAGCGTTTTTGAAAAACGGGGAGAGAAAAGTAGGTGACCCAGCAAAACGTCAGGCTATCACAAACCCAATTAACACCATTATGTCAGTGAAGCGTTTTATGGGACGCCATTTTGACGAGGTGTCTAATGAAATTCCTCACTGGAGCTATAAAGTAGCCAGAGGTGAAAACAATACGACCCGTATTGACATCGACGGTAGATTATATACACCACAGGAGATCTCTGCAATGATTCTTCAGAAAATGAAGAAAACTGCTGAAGATTACCTGGGTCAGGAAGTAAACGAAGCAGTTATCACTGTTCCTGCTTACTTCAACGACGCTCAGCGTCAGGCTACAAAAGAGGCTGGTGAAATCGCCGGTCTGAATGTACGCCGTATCATCAACGAACCTACCGCAGCTGCACTGGCTTATGGTTTGGACAAAAAACACCAGGATAGCAAGATCGCAGTATTTGACTTAGGTGGTGGTACCTTCGACGTATCCGTACTGGAATTGGGCGATGGCGTATTTGAAGTAAAATCTACCAATGGTGATACACACTTAGGTGGTGATGACTTCGATAAAGTGATCATGGACTGGCTGGCTGAAGAGTTCAAAAAGGACGAAGCAGTTGACCTGCACAAAGATCCAATGGCATGGCAGCGTCTGAAAGAAGCAGCAGAGAAAGCAAAGATCGAGCTGTCTTCTTCTCAGGAAACTGAAATCAACCTGCCTTATATCACCGCTGTAGACGGCGTGCCTAAGCACATGGTGAGAAAACTGACCCGCGCTAAATTCGAGCAGCTGAGCGACAACCTGGTGGAAAGAACACTGGAGCCTTGCCGTAAAGCACTGAAAGATGCGAACCTGGGTGCTTCCGAAATTGATGAGGTGATCCTGGTAGGTGGTTCTACCCGTATTCCTAAAATTCAGGAAGTAGTAGAGAAATTCTTTGGTAAAAAACCAAACAGAGGTGTAAACCCTGATGAAGTAGTAGCGATTGGTGCTGCGATCCAGGGTGGTGTACTGACCGGTGAAGTAAAAGATGTACTGCTGCTGGACGTAACTCCACTGTCTCTCGGTATCGAAACTATGGGTGGTGTAATGACCCGTCTCATCGAGTCTAACACAACTATCCCAAGTAAGAAATCTGAAACCTTCTCTACCGCAGCTGACAACCAGCCTAGTGTTGAGATCCATGTACTGCAGGGTGAGCGTCCAATGGCTGCTCAGAACCGTACACTGGGCCGTTTCATCCTCAACGATATTCCTCCGGCACCACGTGGCGTTCCCCAGATCGAAGTGATCTTCGATATCGATGCGAACGGTATCCTGCACGTAACTGCAAAAGATAAAGGAACTGGTAAGAGCCAGAACATCCGTATCGAAGCAGGTAGCGGTTTGAGCAAGGAAGAAATCGAAAAGATGAAAGCTGAAGCAAAAGCGAACGAATCTACCGATAAAGAAGCACGTGAAAAGGTCGAGAAACTGAACCAGGCAGATAGCCTGATATTCCAGACAGAAAAACAACTGAAGGAATATGGTGACAAGATCTCTGCAGATAAAAAAGCACCGATTGAAGCTGCCCTGGGCAAGCTGAAAGAAGCGCACAAAACACAGGAAGTAGCAGCTGTAGATGCAGCTGTAGCTGAACTGAACAACGCATGGACCGCAGCTTCTGAAGAAATGTACAAAGCTACGCAGGAAGGTGGTGCACAACCACAGGACGGTCAGCAACAACCTCATGGCAGCACAGCTGGCAATGAAGGTGTAACTGATGCAGAATTCGAAGAAGTGAAATAA
- a CDS encoding PmoA family protein, whose translation MKNSTLILLLLCCTIHLQAQQVARFTVKAGAYSCANLPVSAAFDTFLDGEELQLVEIKGEERIQTPFQVEPGRIWMLLRGNTQPGETRVFELEEKKHRSKLMTNTIWSVVDSTGVLTIADLDKVRLQYHASVMKAPPGVDSIYQRSGFIHPLYAPNGQILTNIQPKDHYHHYGIWNPWTHTSFKGKEVDFWNLQKKEGRVEFVSFVSKTMGNVWGGFKALQRHVAGEEPAIDELLDVKVYYSGKDTSRYIWDYTSTLNCAVTDGITLLQYRYGGGFGLRATADWKAGNTTLITDGGTTRNNTDSTRARWVKITGNTAKGRSGMLILCAPDNFDAPQPLRIWDDKAEHGELMLNYSPTKMKQWRLEYGREYRQRYRIVVFNNDLSVAESEAAWQVFAHPPQVTCVLLHEKQ comes from the coding sequence ATGAAAAATAGTACCCTTATTTTGTTGTTGCTGTGTTGCACGATCCATTTGCAGGCACAGCAGGTAGCCCGGTTTACAGTAAAAGCAGGAGCATATTCCTGTGCGAATTTACCCGTTAGTGCCGCTTTCGATACTTTTTTGGATGGAGAAGAGTTGCAGCTGGTAGAGATCAAAGGGGAAGAACGCATTCAAACCCCATTTCAGGTCGAACCCGGCAGGATCTGGATGTTGCTGAGGGGTAATACCCAACCCGGAGAAACACGTGTATTTGAGCTGGAAGAGAAGAAGCACCGATCAAAACTAATGACCAATACTATCTGGTCTGTTGTTGATAGCACCGGGGTGTTGACAATCGCAGACCTGGACAAGGTGCGTTTACAATATCATGCATCTGTGATGAAAGCACCTCCCGGGGTAGATAGTATTTATCAGCGCAGTGGGTTTATCCATCCTTTATATGCCCCCAATGGCCAGATCCTGACCAATATACAGCCCAAAGATCATTATCATCACTATGGCATCTGGAATCCCTGGACGCACACTTCCTTCAAAGGAAAAGAAGTTGACTTCTGGAACCTGCAAAAGAAAGAAGGCCGGGTGGAATTTGTAAGTTTTGTAAGTAAAACCATGGGCAACGTATGGGGAGGGTTCAAAGCACTGCAACGCCATGTAGCTGGGGAGGAGCCAGCCATAGATGAATTGCTGGATGTAAAAGTCTATTACAGTGGTAAGGATACCAGCCGTTATATATGGGATTACACTTCAACACTGAATTGCGCTGTAACAGATGGCATAACCCTGTTGCAATACCGGTACGGTGGCGGTTTTGGCTTAAGAGCCACTGCCGATTGGAAAGCAGGCAACACCACTTTGATCACCGATGGGGGTACCACCCGCAATAATACAGACAGTACCCGCGCCCGCTGGGTAAAAATAACAGGCAATACTGCTAAAGGTCGTTCTGGCATGTTAATCCTCTGTGCACCTGACAATTTCGACGCACCGCAACCTTTGCGGATATGGGATGATAAAGCAGAACATGGGGAACTGATGTTGAATTATAGTCCGACGAAAATGAAGCAGTGGCGATTGGAATATGGCAGGGAGTACAGACAGCGTTATCGTATAGTAGTATTCAACAATGATTTATCAGTAGCAGAATCAGAAGCAGCCTGGCAGGTATTTGCCCATCCACCACAGGTTACCTGCGTCTTACTTCACGAAAAGCAATAA
- the tssD gene encoding type VI secretion system tube protein TssD, translating into MSFKAVMRLDGEEINVLDCQFSFTQHTDHNGKPAARPIGGSLTVLLESDGDTNLFDWMISNTQTKSGSIIFYRRDAMSKMKELKFTDAYCVEYFEHFQASGEIPMQVKLVLSAREVQLGSSTFQNPWPQA; encoded by the coding sequence ATGTCATTCAAAGCAGTAATGCGATTAGACGGTGAAGAAATCAATGTACTGGACTGTCAGTTTTCTTTTACCCAACACACAGATCATAATGGTAAGCCCGCCGCCCGCCCCATCGGAGGCTCATTGACCGTTCTGCTTGAGTCAGACGGCGACACCAATCTGTTTGATTGGATGATCTCTAATACGCAGACAAAGAGTGGCAGTATCATCTTCTATCGCCGCGATGCTATGTCCAAAATGAAAGAGCTCAAATTTACCGATGCCTACTGTGTAGAATATTTTGAGCATTTTCAGGCAAGCGGCGAAATTCCTATGCAGGTAAAGCTGGTACTCTCTGCCAGGGAAGTACAGCTTGGTAGCTCTACCTTCCAGAATCCATGGCCACAGGCTTAA
- a CDS encoding redoxin domain-containing protein, protein MATINNNLYRYADIAPEFEVEFFPKRSQDRTPIKPLQAGETLPSFHIHKKNIIATSDTLKTLNGSLPVTQVIDRPLVLAFHSIHWNNYGNTLLEKLQEVYADIRVLGGQLVVATTDDKQTFENATAQYQLPFATIFDQYNGIAKKAGLYATTDPIWDRVAGVEADVPVPGIYVLTPSLKIVYASVDKWFDQPFAKEALLEALVAASQEQEHAIAI, encoded by the coding sequence ATGGCCACTATCAATAACAATTTATACAGATACGCTGACATCGCTCCTGAATTCGAAGTTGAATTTTTTCCTAAAAGAAGCCAGGACAGAACACCGATCAAACCATTACAGGCAGGTGAGACTTTACCTTCCTTCCATATACATAAAAAGAACATCATTGCTACTTCTGATACGCTCAAAACATTGAATGGTTCTCTGCCTGTAACACAGGTAATTGACCGTCCACTGGTACTGGCATTCCATTCTATTCACTGGAATAACTATGGTAATACACTGCTGGAAAAACTGCAGGAAGTATATGCTGATATCCGTGTATTAGGTGGTCAGCTGGTGGTAGCAACGACTGATGATAAACAAACTTTTGAAAACGCTACTGCACAGTATCAGCTGCCATTTGCTACGATCTTTGATCAGTACAATGGTATCGCTAAGAAGGCAGGTTTATATGCTACGACTGACCCTATCTGGGATAGAGTAGCAGGCGTCGAAGCAGATGTACCGGTTCCGGGTATTTATGTGCTGACACCTTCTCTGAAAATTGTGTATGCGAGTGTGGACAAGTGGTTTGACCAGCCATTTGCAAAAGAAGCCCTGCTGGAAGCTTTGGTAGCCGCTAGCCAGGAACAGGAACATGCAATTGCTATATAA
- a CDS encoding arginine--tRNA ligase: MSVVFNIKTAAAKAIKAIFDQEVPAQGIAINSTKPEFEGEYTILVFPFTKFSRLKPEETGDKLGAYLVANFPELIAGYNVIKGFLNLSIAEKYWVQDLQQRFNTRNIGRKPANGKKVMVEYSSPNTNKPLHLGHLRNNFLGYAVSEILKANGYEVIKANLVNDRGIHICKSMLAWQIFAHGDTPQSTGIKGDHLVGDYYVKFESILKEQTEPIMTRALESDFRDFSGEDLDKVQKLVTAAQKPEVKADAEKIKKINDDIKELARKQTEIMQQAKIMLQQWEAGNPEVRALWATMNGWVYEGFDKTYKRLGINFDKMYYESNTYLLGKDLVEDGLKKGVLFKKEDNSVWIDLTADGLDEKLLLRGDGTSVYITQDLGTARLKYEDFHMDRSVYVVADEQNYHFKVLQLILQKMQEPGADGIFHLSYGMVELPNGRMKSREGTVVDADDLIDEMIATAKINTNTDKLKDLSDDQLDGLYEMIGLGGLKFFLLRVDPKKKMVFDPEESIALHGFTSAFVQYGHARIKSILRDVNPDVTKLEGYCHKGSLLPLEKELILLNEQYETVLEEAAIEMSPSVIANYVYNLTQTFNSFYAEKVDGVYTYSVTKAETTEKQKLRTQIIMLTANTIKSAMKLLGIDVPEKM, encoded by the coding sequence ATGAGTGTAGTATTTAATATAAAAACGGCTGCGGCCAAGGCCATCAAGGCCATTTTTGATCAGGAAGTTCCTGCTCAGGGTATTGCCATCAATTCTACCAAACCTGAATTTGAAGGTGAATACACCATCCTTGTGTTCCCTTTTACCAAATTCAGCCGACTGAAACCAGAAGAAACCGGCGATAAACTGGGTGCTTACCTGGTAGCTAACTTTCCTGAGCTCATTGCTGGCTATAATGTCATCAAAGGATTCCTGAACCTTTCCATTGCTGAAAAGTACTGGGTGCAGGACCTGCAACAACGCTTTAACACCAGAAATATTGGCAGAAAACCAGCCAATGGTAAGAAGGTGATGGTGGAATACTCTTCCCCTAACACCAACAAACCACTGCACCTGGGTCACCTGCGTAATAACTTCCTTGGCTATGCTGTATCCGAAATCCTGAAAGCCAATGGTTATGAAGTCATCAAGGCAAACCTCGTCAATGACAGAGGTATTCATATCTGTAAATCCATGCTGGCATGGCAGATCTTTGCCCATGGCGATACCCCGCAAAGCACCGGTATCAAAGGCGATCATCTGGTAGGCGACTACTATGTGAAGTTCGAAAGTATTCTGAAAGAACAGACTGAGCCGATCATGACAAGAGCACTGGAAAGTGATTTCAGAGACTTTAGTGGTGAAGACCTGGACAAAGTACAGAAACTGGTCACTGCCGCACAGAAGCCTGAAGTAAAGGCGGATGCAGAAAAGATCAAAAAGATCAACGACGATATCAAGGAACTGGCAAGGAAACAAACAGAGATCATGCAGCAGGCAAAGATCATGCTGCAACAGTGGGAAGCCGGTAACCCTGAAGTACGTGCCCTGTGGGCTACTATGAACGGCTGGGTGTACGAAGGTTTCGATAAAACTTACAAACGCCTGGGCATCAACTTCGACAAAATGTACTATGAGAGCAATACCTACCTGCTGGGTAAAGACCTCGTAGAAGATGGTCTGAAAAAAGGTGTGCTGTTCAAAAAAGAAGATAACTCTGTATGGATTGACCTCACTGCTGATGGGCTGGATGAAAAACTCCTGCTGCGTGGCGATGGTACCTCTGTATATATCACGCAGGACCTGGGTACTGCCCGCCTGAAGTACGAAGACTTCCACATGGATCGTAGTGTATATGTGGTAGCAGATGAACAGAACTATCACTTCAAAGTACTGCAACTGATCCTTCAAAAAATGCAGGAACCGGGTGCGGATGGCATCTTCCACCTGTCTTATGGCATGGTCGAATTGCCAAATGGTCGTATGAAAAGCCGTGAAGGTACCGTAGTAGATGCAGATGACCTGATCGATGAAATGATTGCGACTGCAAAGATAAATACCAACACCGATAAACTGAAAGACCTGAGTGATGACCAGCTGGATGGTCTGTATGAAATGATTGGACTGGGTGGTCTGAAGTTCTTCCTGCTGCGTGTGGATCCTAAGAAGAAAATGGTATTCGATCCGGAAGAATCTATTGCGTTACATGGCTTTACCAGCGCATTTGTGCAATATGGTCATGCACGTATCAAATCAATTCTCCGTGATGTAAATCCTGATGTCACAAAGCTGGAAGGCTACTGTCATAAGGGCAGCTTGTTGCCATTGGAGAAGGAACTGATCCTGCTGAATGAGCAATATGAAACGGTACTGGAAGAAGCAGCGATTGAAATGAGCCCTTCCGTAATTGCAAATTATGTGTATAATTTGACGCAGACTTTTAATAGTTTCTATGCTGAAAAAGTAGATGGTGTGTATACGTATTCTGTAACCAAAGCAGAAACGACTGAAAAGCAGAAGTTGCGTACGCAGATCATTATGCTGACTGCCAATACGATTAAGTCCGCGATGAAACTGTTGGGTATTGATGTACCTGAGAAAATGTAA
- a CDS encoding porin family protein, with translation MKKSILVVLLLACAVAGAKAQTLTFGVKGGLNVAKLTNIDNSHTRASIYAGGFANFALNDMFAVQPELLYSGQGYYYRDAFDNKYTTKLGYINIPVMFQVHLVEEFFLEAGPQVGFLASSKVKAGKVTVDTKDDMTTADFGLGFGLGYQFPIGVGVTARYMFGLTDAYKNATETHKNSVASIGLSYTFNKKFKL, from the coding sequence ATGAAAAAATCTATTCTTGTTGTACTGCTGTTAGCCTGCGCTGTAGCAGGTGCCAAAGCACAAACCCTCACTTTCGGCGTTAAAGGCGGTTTAAATGTAGCCAAACTGACAAACATTGATAATTCACATACAAGAGCTTCGATTTACGCAGGTGGTTTTGCCAATTTTGCGCTGAATGACATGTTTGCCGTGCAGCCAGAACTGCTGTATTCCGGTCAGGGGTACTATTACAGGGATGCATTTGATAATAAGTATACGACCAAACTGGGTTACATCAATATCCCCGTGATGTTCCAGGTACACCTGGTTGAAGAGTTCTTCCTCGAAGCGGGGCCACAGGTAGGCTTTCTTGCATCATCCAAGGTAAAGGCTGGTAAAGTGACCGTTGATACCAAAGATGACATGACAACAGCTGATTTTGGATTAGGCTTTGGCCTGGGCTACCAGTTCCCCATTGGTGTAGGTGTAACTGCACGCTATATGTTTGGGCTGACGGATGCATATAAGAATGCGACAGAAACACATAAGAACAGTGTAGCGAGCATCGGTTTGTCTTACACTTTCAATAAGAAGTTTAAGTTATAA
- a CDS encoding dipeptide epimerase — protein sequence MQLTLHPFELKFRYTFTISRKSKDVQPLLVVALEQDGFSGLGETADNAYYNMTVPRLMEDINAHRALIENYQLTTPEAFWETMYPLLKDNLFALCALDLAAHDLYAKIQGKKLYEVWGLDISHNPMTDYTIGIDTVENMVKKLEEFPWPIYKIKLGTKDDIAIIKELRKHTNATFRVDANCAWGVEETLRNAAAFAELGVEFIEQPMPAENREGMKEVFAKSALPLIADESCITESDVAACKGLFHGINIKLTKCGGITPARRMIAEARELGLKVMTGSMNESTVGTSAVAHLLPYLDYVDMDGPLLLAEDVADGVKIIDGKIYYADRPGTGAILK from the coding sequence ATGCAATTGACACTACATCCATTCGAATTAAAGTTTAGATATACATTCACGATCTCACGCAAGTCCAAAGATGTACAGCCATTACTGGTCGTAGCCCTTGAACAGGATGGATTTAGTGGCCTGGGAGAAACTGCTGATAATGCCTATTATAACATGACCGTACCCCGGCTCATGGAGGATATCAATGCCCACCGTGCCCTCATCGAAAACTATCAGCTCACCACACCAGAAGCATTCTGGGAAACTATGTATCCACTGCTGAAAGATAACCTCTTTGCACTCTGTGCATTGGACCTGGCAGCCCATGATCTGTATGCGAAAATACAGGGTAAGAAACTGTATGAAGTGTGGGGACTGGATATCTCTCATAACCCGATGACGGATTATACCATCGGCATCGATACCGTGGAGAACATGGTGAAGAAGCTGGAAGAATTTCCATGGCCCATCTACAAGATCAAGCTGGGTACAAAAGATGATATTGCTATCATAAAAGAACTACGCAAACATACAAATGCCACCTTCAGAGTCGATGCGAACTGTGCCTGGGGTGTGGAAGAAACCCTGCGCAATGCCGCTGCCTTTGCGGAACTGGGCGTAGAGTTCATCGAACAACCTATGCCTGCTGAAAACAGGGAAGGTATGAAAGAAGTATTTGCGAAATCTGCACTGCCATTGATCGCCGATGAGAGCTGTATCACGGAGTCAGATGTAGCAGCCTGCAAAGGGTTGTTCCATGGTATCAATATCAAACTCACCAAGTGTGGAGGAATCACGCCTGCCCGCAGGATGATTGCCGAAGCACGGGAACTGGGATTGAAAGTGATGACGGGTAGTATGAATGAAAGTACGGTCGGTACATCGGCAGTGGCTCACCTGTTGCCTTACCTGGATTATGTAGATATGGATGGTCCGTTGTTACTGGCGGAAGATGTAGCGGATGGTGTGAAGATCATAGATGGGAAGATCTACTATGCCGACAGGCCGGGTACAGGTGCAATCCTGAAATAA
- a CDS encoding ATP-dependent Clp protease ATP-binding subunit codes for MTLATYTIQAPEVQAAIRIAQALAKEHQHVQYTPAHLLLACLHKELNLTAPLQAMGVDVYYLEEWAEVRLDGLPKGARIPDEPEADDNAGNVLQEADSIRLEYDMDMADAWCLLVAISTPGVGFTFEQLKSFPVQRTQLLTHFIKDVPQPNLNGIPKQPAAAGKLKYIYRLTDPQYLQMKHALAGRDAEVRTMLEILSRKGRSSILMIGEGGVGKTSMAEALARAIVQKQAPAQLQQTDIYALDYGAFIAGAAYKNELEDRLQQIISHLQERGRHVLFIDNLHTLLDKQPGSAGGMGNVLKAAIGKGELIVIGSCTPEGFRKMIEPDSLLRHCFETMNLAEPDETLAARMIKAVMPDYESYYNLTVDNEVITEAIRLSRRYLKERSLPDSAINLLDRTLAAIRTTEDTGKQVVDDLRKQFEAIEDDRTELQWWYQQCMQRLSALLTTRLHIDQEVTKIEDIATLKAVLGDMLTQLDHHVMEVHNAVKTVDLATMIAESTGIPLGKIQSSERERLVNMDVELRKRVVGQDHALKTVSDAILESRSGLSRPGQPIGSFFFLGPTGTGKTELAKSLANFLFQDERSMIRFDMSEFKEEHSAALLYGAPPGYVGYEEGGLLVNKIRQQPYAVVLFDEIEKAHPSVFDIFLQIMDEGKLHDRLGKTGDFSNALVLFTSNIGSEIIAHSFRQGVIPPSQQLMEIMAKNFRPEFLGRLTEIVPFGPIQAENVVRIFDIHLQHLLQLLRQQQIELEVSAAAKEQLAVEGYSPQYGARPLKEVIRAKLRKPLSKMIIEGSLQPHQKVALDVDGNGGLVWDIR; via the coding sequence ATGACCCTGGCTACTTATACAATTCAAGCTCCGGAGGTGCAGGCTGCCATACGTATTGCCCAGGCCCTCGCCAAAGAACATCAGCATGTGCAATATACTCCTGCACACCTATTACTGGCATGTTTGCATAAAGAATTAAATCTCACTGCCCCGTTACAGGCAATGGGGGTCGATGTGTATTACCTCGAAGAATGGGCCGAAGTAAGACTGGATGGTTTGCCAAAAGGTGCCCGTATTCCGGATGAGCCTGAGGCCGATGACAATGCCGGAAATGTTCTGCAGGAAGCCGATTCTATCCGCCTGGAATACGATATGGATATGGCAGATGCCTGGTGTTTGCTGGTAGCTATCAGTACCCCGGGTGTAGGTTTTACTTTCGAACAACTCAAATCATTTCCTGTACAGCGTACACAGCTGCTCACGCATTTTATTAAAGATGTACCGCAGCCAAACCTGAATGGCATTCCCAAACAACCCGCTGCCGCAGGAAAACTGAAATACATTTATCGCCTCACTGACCCCCAGTACCTGCAAATGAAGCATGCACTGGCAGGCAGAGATGCTGAAGTACGTACCATGCTGGAAATCCTCTCCCGTAAGGGACGTTCCAGCATTCTCATGATAGGTGAAGGAGGTGTGGGCAAAACGAGTATGGCCGAAGCACTCGCGCGTGCCATCGTGCAAAAACAAGCTCCTGCACAGTTACAACAAACTGATATCTACGCACTCGATTATGGCGCATTCATAGCCGGTGCTGCCTATAAAAATGAACTGGAAGACAGGCTTCAGCAAATCATCTCCCATTTGCAGGAGAGAGGTCGTCATGTGTTATTCATCGATAACCTCCATACTTTGCTGGACAAGCAACCCGGCTCTGCCGGTGGTATGGGCAATGTGCTCAAAGCCGCTATTGGCAAAGGTGAACTCATCGTGATCGGTTCCTGCACCCCTGAAGGTTTCCGCAAAATGATAGAACCCGATAGCCTGCTCCGTCATTGTTTTGAAACCATGAACCTGGCTGAACCAGATGAAACCCTGGCCGCGAGAATGATCAAAGCAGTGATGCCTGATTATGAAAGTTATTACAACCTCACAGTGGATAATGAAGTGATTACAGAAGCTATCCGCCTGTCACGCCGTTATCTCAAAGAACGTAGTTTGCCGGATAGTGCAATCAATTTATTAGACCGTACGCTGGCGGCTATTCGTACTACCGAAGATACAGGTAAGCAGGTAGTAGATGATCTGCGTAAGCAATTTGAAGCTATCGAAGACGATCGTACGGAACTACAATGGTGGTACCAGCAATGTATGCAGCGGTTAAGTGCTTTGCTCACCACAAGGCTGCATATTGATCAGGAAGTCACTAAGATCGAAGATATTGCGACTTTAAAGGCTGTTTTAGGCGATATGCTGACCCAACTGGATCACCACGTCATGGAAGTCCACAATGCGGTTAAAACCGTGGATTTGGCTACCATGATTGCAGAAAGCACCGGCATTCCCCTCGGAAAGATCCAATCCAGTGAACGTGAACGGTTAGTGAACATGGATGTGGAGTTGCGCAAGCGTGTGGTAGGGCAGGACCACGCCCTGAAAACCGTATCTGATGCCATCCTGGAATCCCGTTCCGGCCTGAGCCGGCCCGGACAGCCTATCGGTTCCTTCTTCTTTCTTGGCCCTACAGGTACCGGGAAGACAGAACTGGCCAAATCTTTGGCAAATTTTTTGTTTCAGGATGAAAGAAGCATGATCCGGTTTGATATGTCTGAATTCAAAGAAGAACATTCAGCCGCATTGTTGTATGGAGCCCCTCCGGGTTATGTTGGTTATGAAGAAGGTGGTCTGCTGGTAAATAAGATCCGTCAGCAACCCTATGCTGTTGTACTGTTTGATGAAATTGAAAAGGCCCACCCTTCAGTATTCGATATTTTTTTACAGATCATGGATGAAGGTAAATTGCATGACCGCCTCGGTAAAACAGGCGATTTCTCCAATGCCCTCGTTCTGTTCACTTCCAATATAGGCAGTGAAATCATTGCTCATTCTTTCCGGCAGGGAGTCATCCCGCCATCACAACAATTGATGGAAATAATGGCAAAAAATTTCCGCCCTGAATTCCTGGGTCGTCTGACCGAAATCGTGCCGTTTGGACCCATACAAGCCGAAAATGTAGTCAGGATATTTGACATCCATTTGCAACACCTGTTGCAATTGCTCAGACAACAACAAATAGAACTCGAAGTGTCTGCTGCTGCAAAGGAACAGCTGGCAGTAGAAGGATACTCGCCACAGTACGGGGCAAGACCATTGAAAGAAGTGATCCGTGCCAAACTGCGGAAACCGCTTTCAAAAATGATCATAGAAGGGAGTTTGCAACCACACCAGAAAGTAGCACTGGACGTGGACGGAAATGGCGGATTAGTCTGGGATATTCGTTAA